TTAAATTATTGGGTATTtatctaaatataattttttttttcggttacaaggataattgataacaaaaaaaattgataaagaaccttccaattaaaaaaagaaaattggaaaattatcAAAAGTAGATCTCCAATTTGCTTTGAATTTggggaattaaaaaaatctcttttcataaaaaattgtTCTTCGTTTTAAGTAGCTAAACACATTTTTAagcttttccattttttaggGGGTTTTCCCCCAAATGGCCCATGATTTACccattttatcaaatctattttatgctcttttttttttgtaaaatctatctcatggtttactttttgcatcaaatatatcccgccgttatcttttccgtcaacatcgaacggccgtgctgacgtggcacccatgtggagagatagtgggccacacttacCACGTGGGCGCCACAtcagcacgaccgttagatatcgatggaaaagataacgtcgggatagatttgatgcaaaaagtaaaccataggatatatttgataaaaaaaaagtatatgatagatttgacaaaacggataaaATTTAATGGATAAAATGTTGAAAGTTTAATGGATTATTTTACctaaacataaataatttattcaatatGAATTAAAGGATACTCAAATTACtctcaagtaaaaaatatattttatttatttatagatgTAAATTACGTTATGCGGATTTTGGATTAAATAAAGTAGTACATTAGTACTCTTTTTGTGTATTTTACTTAATCTATTGTGcttatatatgatttattacTTAAATTCTTGGATAATTTAACAATCTTCAGCTTACCACCCGAGAAGTCAACGATATATGCACAATGTttgatttaatattatatgcatattaattattttcttaattttaaataattatataataaaatttttacatgTTTATTGAAGCTTgacaattaaatataaattaaatgtaaTTCAATTAAAAGACACATTGATAGTGAAATGGTAAAGATGCAAGACTAAAAATACTATACTATAGGTCAAGAGTTCAATTTAGGTTCAAGGCATAACAAAAAGATAGGATAGAGATAATAGTCAAATGTAATTACCATCatttattttggaaaaaaatttgttgTTATATATCTCATTATTGGAGGCAACTTTAATTAACACTATCAGTCCTAATTAGTGACTTTTATTAATTGTTGTTAATATGTTTCTATAGATCTAGAAGGACATagataaatgaaataatttgcTCTTTCATCTCTAAAACCTTAAATAAATGACTTAAGCAGATGTCATTGTTTCCAGAAGGAATTCTTTTTGTAATTCAAATGTCTagctttatttattattatttaaaaaaaaaaaaggtagtCGCCACTCCCGACTGATTCCCTTCCATTTAACGGTTGCTTTGGTATGCACGCAGTCATCTGTAGCCGTTAAATGACAGCTTTCGCGCGTGCAAATATAATTCCACAAGAAAAACCAGTCCAACGAGAAGAACTCTCTCTGTCTGTCCCACACGTTCCCATTTACCTTTAGGGCCGCATTCGATGTTCCTCGATTCAATTTACGAAAGAGACCCTGAGCTTCCGAGCCCCCATCGCGAGCAACGAGGGCATTTTCGTCCGTATAGAATCTTTGTCCCGGTTTGACCTTCCCCCTCCCTTCCCTCGTCCGAACTCTAACCGAACGCTCATCTCTCCTACGCACTCCCTTCGTGGGTGAAACATTCAGCAAGTCAAAGTCAAAAGTCCAACTTCCCAGCCACCCAATGCaacctctatatatatacacctcCGATAACTTCATATTCCTCACATCACACTTCGATTTAATTTCCTTCACAAAATCCTTATCCACAACAAAAGTTCGGGACTCTTAACACCGCGGCTGTCGTGAGTACTAGTTCGCTGTGATGATGAAGAGAAGCAGAGCCGAGTTCGATATCTTTGAGAACAGCAATATCGACCTGGCAAAGTGCCTGGTCCTGCTTTCCCAGGGAGTGGGCCTGAAGCACGCCGTGACCAGCATGCAAAGAGAAGATGGTCATTTCGAGTGCAAGACGTGCAAGCGCCGGTTTCCCTCGTTCCAAGCACTGGGCGGGCACCGGGCTAGTCACAAGAGGCCGCGGCTCCTCGATCAGGGCATTCCAGAAGAAGAGGACACCAAGAAGATACTGACGACCCTGAGCCTAAGTACGAAGCCCAAGATGCATGAGTGCTCGATATGCGGGCTCCAGTTCTCGATGGGCCAAGCCCTGGGCGGTCACATGAGACGCCACAAGGTCGAGATGACGAGGCAGAGCAGCAAGCCTTCATCGGCCATCCCCGCCGTGCCCGTCTTGAAGCGGTCGAACAGTAGCAAAAGGGTTGCGTGCCTGGACCTGAACTTGACACCTCTGGAGAACGACTTGAAGTGGATATTCGGAAAAATGGCCCCTAAGCTCGATGGAttcctttgattttgtatcatttttttttgttttcgaTTCATAGGCATTTGCTAGCGAAATTCATCATTCATTGATTTGTTGTACAAACTTCGTCAAAAGATTATTCATTGAATTCATTATTAGTTCTCGTGTCAATCTATCTGTAAAGACATTATTGATGGGCCAAAGTCACCGGCctaagaagaaaaatatggGTCTCGATAGTAAATGGGCTGAGCTACCAGAAAACTAATTATAATTGGCAattaaaacaaagaaaatagaataataaatgaatcaggataaagaaaaaaatataaacgaGAAACATATAATGCAGGGTTGAGATCGCTTGAGAAAGGttgcatcaattttttttatatattttttttctaaattaatgataaatgTCAATGTCTAATCAATGTCTACTATCTGATTGGTTATCAATGACCTCTTTTATTGCTCTGTTTATTGGAAAGATTTCTTTCAAATCCATGTCATTTAATGAAATGACTTAAATAAACTTCTCGCCTAATAACAAAACAATTAAATTGAGGTCGGAAAATAATTCTTTGAAATGCTTTAAATGGGAGGTTCCGCTTGGTAATATAGATGAAGTCATTAGCTTTAcgattcttttcttttcttcttttttttttttggccaagaATAATAAGAAGATGGCTATCAGAACATGTCTTGCGGGATTATACCGATATAGTCTCTCCCTGGCTGATTGATTTCCTAGTTAGGGCAAGTGTGATGATCTAGTAAAAACGGTCGCCGCAATAGATTTCAATTTTGACACTTTTAGAATTTTCGTAAAAGTTATTACTGGCGAGCGGATGTATATATCTTTTACGAGCTTCTAGACGTGAAAAATAATCTAATTTATATCTTCTTAGCagcaagagagaaagagacgGCTATATAATCTATGCCCATAATTTTATGGTATTCCTTTTATACAATTGTTCTCTCTATATGATATTGCACAGAGCAAACTTATTGAATCCTTCGACATATATGGCAGTCTCTAAccttgattaaaaaaattgcgCTTCAATCCGTGATATTTAGTGGCCCAAAAGGATCAAGTATATTCTTCTTAGCATATTTTCTCTCTTCATAGGTCGAAATCGATCATGAGGATTATGCATGCACATTAATGATGATTAAACAAATTAGTTATACATATTGTTCTTTTAGTGTGTACTAGAAACTAGTGGACGTGGAACAATTTCAGGCATGAAACCTTAAAATATACAAACTAGAGAGCTTGAATTTTCGAAAGccaaaaaattcttttttaaaaaaaaatcagaattaCAAAGCAGcataataataatgttatgCTTTTCTGACATGATAACATTTGTGAGTTGACCTTCGAAAGAGaagaggggggaaaaaaagaagaagaataacaACTCCCTTTTCAAATTGTGAGAGGCAGAGAGGGAAACGGAGAACGATAGACCATGTACAAACACGATTCACAGTTCATATGTTTTTGGCAAAAAACCGTATGATATTCTTGTATAATTACGATAAAACGTACACATGTTTAATTAGTCGTATGAGAAAATACACCTTTGCTTAGCACAGTCTTATTATGTACACATTCTTTGAATCGAAGAGGACATGTGAATGCATAAAACTTAGCATGATACGAACGTAGAGCATTTCTGCGGATCGATCTCACTGTGGGTTGTCATATCGAGAGGTCAGAGTCAACACCAACAATGGAAAATTCAGCCCGTCGGATGATTCCCGAAACTCCTCCACCATTGCTAATTGTTTCCGACTCTCAAAATTcattatgtttttcttttttgttgggTAATATTTGGAAATGACATATGATCGTACTGTTGACAACTAAATTTGACATCCAATGAGATCTACTTAATCGGAGAGTGTAGTATGACCCGGTATCATGTAACACCGGGATGACGACCGGCCATCATGCGTGGGTCCCGCATAGGTTCCGTGAATGGATGGCCGTGATGACAATGTGTCATATGACACACGGTTATACCGACTTTCCGCtacttaattttataatatcaaTGGGCATACTAATTTGGAAATTTCTTTTCGTTCCATGTAAGCACCTCTAAGTCTGAATTTTTTCCATGGTTTTGCGCATCCTGATATTACTTTCCTTTTTAGAAGGTCAGCCTCATGTATCTCTTAGTGGTCGATTTGACTCGATTTTGAATTAAACGAGACTCATTTAACTTCCGAATAACAGGTGGTGTAGaccaagaacaaaaaaaaagaaaaagaaaaagaaaatgtcaatgcCATGATCATTACTCTATAGCTACTGCAGCaatttgattatatatatatatatatatatatattttttggtgaaaaattGTGGAAGACATTTCTTAATGATATATAAGATCACATAAGATGCCATATTGAATAATTACTTGCTTGAAGTCAAGATCAAGTTGCCTAATTAAGATTTtcagaaataattaaacaaaatgTGAAATTAGCTGGTCAATGTACTTGATTTCTCTTTATGATTGGAATGGCGTTACTCATGTGTGTGTACCTTGTAAAATATACACGATAGATCATTTGAATCATTTACAAAGTAAAACGCCGGTTTAAGAAATTAATCAAAGAGGTGCTCTTTGGTTCCCTACACAAGAAACCAAAATAGTTGCCTCCATGAACTGCTATAAGGTGATCAAAACCCCTTCGATGTTGGGATAAAAATTACCGTATCATATATTACTATTAATTAGGGATGAACCTGAGGAACCTAAACCACAGAATTCCTTAAACATAAGTATTGTGCAAATGAAAggttttatttgtttttcataTCGTAATcttactcaactcaactttatttttccctcaattcaataataattttttttactttttctctaatttaatcataaattctatcacatatttttttaactatttttgattttttataatcaatttttaataataaatttctcatttacttttacatctatatatacatatcaattttttaataataattttattatttactttcgcatatatatatatatgtatatatatttttacaaatcaatatatttattaatactTACAATCATTgtacaaaatcaagttgagttggatgATCATTCAACCCGAAAACTAAACTCACGTTAATCATTAGCAAGAACAAAACAAGAAAAGAGGGCCACCACCTATAAGCCATCTTGTCAATTTTGTTATATTGCATGCCGTCATCgatcaattaaattatatatgaacGGATGTATGCATAGATTGTTATAGATGTTCTGATACCAAATGTCATCCCTAAGCATCGATAATtagccaagaaaaaaaaaagaaagaaagatcgtTGTCCAATCACAGAAGCCCGTTCCCTCCTCTTCCTTACTAGAATAACCATCTCCACAATGATTGGCAGAATACGCCATTGTCAGAAGAAACTGCATCTTTTCCTATTTAATATactgcccaaaaaaaaaggaaaaagaaaaccttctttttttctttttcttttttgcttttggCATTTGTAGTGTTCTTCCTCAAAATAATAAtggtaaataattaaataataacaaatgTGAATAAAGCTTGGCCTCTTCTTGGTTAAACTACAAGCGTAACATTGAATTAGTTCATCCACCCTACTAgaacaatttaattaaatgcaTTAAACTTATCAGGAGTCaattttttggaaattatCAGTTGTCTTTCTCCGAAAGATTCGACCAGTAATCTGTTCTTATTTATGAACTCAACTATCAAGAACTTCTTAATTATGCTGGACACTTTTCTTTAATATGTAATCAACTCCATGATTACGTTAAGTGGAAAGAAATTTGTCCATATACTTGGGATTATTCCTAGTTAATAAATCACCTTTATCAAAGACGTATTTGTACGTAGTGGGTTGTTGGGATCTAATTAGtgatcaaatcaaatttaaaaatcaagTATATAATCTCCTTCTAATTTTAGACATTGATTTAGTTACTAAGTACGTGAATCAGATGTTCCCCTCTTCATGCTGGAGCACAATTAAGCAGAGACGACGTCACTGCTTAGGCAATTCTTCATTAATTCCAATTcattttaatctttttaaataaattcttCCAATTTAGTTACATTGTTTAACATAAAAAGTTATGCGAATAATTACAATTGAAAACCAATTAACGAAGCACCTTTTGTTTGATGCagattataataaattaaattaaatttgccTTTATTCAATAATGAactctttcctttttaaataaattcttCCAACTTAACTACATTGTTTAACAGAAAACATCAGATCCACGCAGGGGAAAAAGAAGACGGTGAAGAAAAGATCATGCGAATAATTTCAAGAGAAAACTAATTAACGAAGCACCTTTCGGTTTGACGCagattataataaattaaatgaaatttgcCTTTATTCAATGatgactcttttttttgtgaatttaattaattatggaaAGTCGACCAGCTATGAGCACCTTTTATATCACGTGTATGCACTTCCGGGAAGCTCTGCATGGATGTTATATGcttatgagaaaattttaaatgattttaTCTAATAATGATGtggtgaaaaaaaatcaataaaatcactttaattaagaaaatttatcacAATTAATAGAGTGAATAAcacttataatttaatttattgctATTTAGTTTCCTCACGCCATGTGGAGAGATGGGATCATCGAATATTTATACATaatcatataataatatatatccaCCTATAAATCGAAGCTATAATTCCCAAAACCACGATGCGTGGTATTAATAGATTAATGAGATGCATGTCTTTTTTCcttgtatatatgtaaataattagAGGTGCCTTTTTAAAAAAGCTAAATTGGCCATCCATTTGTACAGTTATAGAGCTATCATGTTAACTTTTTTCAAGCTTAGTATTAATCATTGCCGGCAATAGTGGTCGATCGAGTAATTATTGGATCCGTAGGCATTTATATGTAAGTTATTTAGGGTACTTGACAAAGGGCTTATTAAAAGAATTGCTTGAAAATGGGAGGTTGGGGTTGAGTATATATTGATTTCCACGAGATGATACGTTCATTGAAGCTCCGTTATGATGAAATAGCTCTTTctgttcattttctttttctttgatttGAAAGATCGAGGTTTGGGACCATTTACTTTTGgagatttttcaattttataaagtAAAGAATtgcaaaaattatattttcgtttatagaaatgaaataattttcttaagaATTTCTTTTgcacttttcaaatttatatacTGATTAAAACAACCTTTTCAT
The sequence above is drawn from the Punica granatum isolate Tunisia-2019 chromosome 5, ASM765513v2, whole genome shotgun sequence genome and encodes:
- the LOC116207114 gene encoding zinc finger protein ZAT11-like → MMKRSRAEFDIFENSNIDLAKCLVLLSQGVGLKHAVTSMQREDGHFECKTCKRRFPSFQALGGHRASHKRPRLLDQGIPEEEDTKKILTTLSLSTKPKMHECSICGLQFSMGQALGGHMRRHKVEMTRQSSKPSSAIPAVPVLKRSNSSKRVACLDLNLTPLENDLKWIFGKMAPKLDGFL